The Tolypothrix sp. PCC 7712 region CTAATGCAGTATGAAATTCTGAAATAGCAGATGACTGTTGTAAAAAACTTTTAACTTCGACTGCTATTTTTTGTCCTTGGCGTTCTGCTGCTATCAGCTTTTCTGCGGCTAAATCAATAGAAAGATTTACTCCTCCCACGCTAATTGTGAGTGGATCTTTAGTAATTTGCCAACCGTCTTTCTGTAAAGCTGTTTTGACAACTTGATGAAAAACATCTTTAGCAGGCATACATATCTATAATTATATTTCT contains the following coding sequences:
- a CDS encoding XisH family protein, which codes for MPAKDVFHQVVKTALQKDGWQITKDPLTISVGGVNLSIDLAAEKLIAAERQGQKIAVEVKSFLQQSSAISEFHTALGQFINYRGALRRLQPERILYLAVPLTTYNTFFQLDFPKDMIAENQVKMLIYDVEQEVIFQWIN